A portion of the Halopelagius inordinatus genome contains these proteins:
- a CDS encoding inorganic phosphate transporter: protein MVATGILVTLVVAAVASLFMAWAIGAGSSGSTPFAPAVGANAISIMRAGFLVGILGFAGAVLQGANVTEAVGNELVVGSVLTATASIVALLTAAALVAVGVFTGYPIATAFTVTGAVVGVGLANGGAPAWSKYQVILSLWVLTPFVGGGIAYGTARLLRSESVSERIAVPVLAGIVGFLVANIQFALLGPAEAGGMSLAGYAASFLPTVTVGGVDAGTIAIALAFAALTASAVSFDMRDPAAGQRHFLLVLGGLVAFSAGGSQVGLAIGPLVPLLDAVTVPLVVVLAGGGVGLLAGSWTGAPRMIKALSQDYSSLGPRRSIAAMIPSFAIAQAAVALGVPVSFNEIIVSAIIGSGYAAGGSGVSREKMFKTALAWVGSLVLAFGLSYGVFLGVDSLL from the coding sequence ATGGTCGCTACAGGAATCCTCGTAACGCTCGTCGTCGCGGCGGTGGCCAGTCTGTTCATGGCGTGGGCCATCGGTGCCGGTTCTTCGGGGTCTACGCCCTTCGCGCCCGCCGTCGGCGCGAACGCCATCTCCATCATGCGCGCCGGGTTCCTCGTCGGCATCCTCGGGTTCGCCGGCGCGGTGTTGCAGGGCGCAAACGTCACGGAAGCGGTCGGAAACGAACTCGTCGTCGGGTCCGTTCTCACCGCCACCGCGTCTATCGTCGCTCTCCTCACCGCCGCCGCACTCGTGGCTGTCGGCGTCTTCACGGGGTACCCCATCGCGACGGCGTTCACCGTCACCGGCGCAGTCGTCGGCGTCGGATTGGCGAACGGCGGCGCGCCCGCGTGGTCGAAGTACCAGGTCATCCTGTCGCTTTGGGTTCTGACCCCGTTCGTCGGCGGCGGTATCGCGTACGGTACCGCGCGCCTCCTCCGAAGCGAGTCGGTGTCGGAACGGATAGCCGTCCCCGTGTTGGCGGGTATCGTCGGCTTTCTCGTGGCCAACATCCAGTTTGCGCTTCTCGGCCCCGCGGAGGCGGGCGGGATGTCGCTCGCGGGGTACGCCGCGAGTTTCCTCCCGACGGTCACCGTCGGCGGCGTCGACGCGGGAACTATCGCCATCGCACTCGCGTTCGCCGCTCTCACCGCATCGGCCGTCTCGTTCGACATGCGGGACCCCGCGGCGGGTCAGCGCCACTTCCTGCTCGTCCTCGGCGGACTCGTCGCCTTCTCTGCGGGCGGGAGTCAAGTCGGACTCGCCATCGGACCGCTCGTTCCCCTCTTGGACGCTGTAACCGTTCCGCTCGTCGTCGTCCTCGCAGGCGGGGGGGTCGGACTCCTCGCCGGGTCGTGGACCGGCGCGCCGCGGATGATAAAGGCGCTCTCGCAGGACTACTCCTCGCTCGGTCCGCGGCGCTCTATCGCGGCGATGATACCCTCGTTCGCTATCGCCCAAGCGGCCGTCGCTCTCGGCGTTCCCGTCTCGTTCAACGAGATAATCGTCAGCGCCATCATCGGAAGCGGGTACGCCGCGGGCGGAAGCGGAGTCAGTCGCGAGAAGATGTTCAAGACGGCGCTGGCGTGGGTCGGATCGCTCGTCCTCGCGTTCGGTCTCAGTTACGGCGTGTTCCTCGGTGTCGACTCGCTACTGTGA
- a CDS encoding hemolysin family protein → MGLSPLFTYTAVRGSIPGGASTPDAESLVGFESTTASVLQSVPVNDTTVTIAGTVVIAVLIGLSAFFSSSEIAMFSLAKHRIDSLVEEELPGAETVQHLKSNPHRLLVTILVGNNIVNIAMSSIATALVGIYFDAGTAVLISTFGITTLVLLFGESAPKSYAVENTESWALRIARPLKYSEYVLLPLVVFFDYLTRAINKVTGGRSAIETSYITRDEIQGLIETGEREGVIEEEEREMLDRIFRFNSTIAKEVMTPRLDMNAVSKDATIDEAIETCVQADHERVPVYDGNLDNIIGIVNIRDMVREQFYGEGDGELVDIVQPTLHVPESKNVDELLTEIQDNRLQMVIVIDEFGTTEGLITLEDMVEEIVGDILEGDEEEPFEFLDDQTTFVRGEVNIDEVNEVLELDLPEGEEFETLAGFIFNRAGRLVEEGEEITYDNITIRIEQVDNTRIMKARITKEEVSEPEEEQELESEP, encoded by the coding sequence ATGGGTTTGTCGCCGCTATTCACATACACCGCCGTCAGGGGTAGCATCCCCGGTGGTGCGAGTACGCCCGACGCCGAGTCTCTCGTCGGGTTCGAGTCGACTACAGCATCGGTGCTGCAGTCCGTCCCCGTTAACGACACGACCGTTACCATCGCCGGTACGGTCGTCATCGCCGTTCTCATCGGTCTGTCGGCGTTTTTCTCCTCTTCGGAGATAGCGATGTTCTCGCTCGCGAAACACCGAATCGACTCCCTCGTCGAAGAGGAGTTGCCGGGCGCGGAGACGGTTCAACACCTCAAATCGAACCCGCACCGGCTTTTGGTCACCATCCTCGTCGGAAACAACATCGTCAACATCGCGATGTCGTCCATCGCGACTGCCCTCGTCGGCATCTACTTCGACGCCGGCACGGCGGTGTTGATTTCGACGTTCGGCATCACGACGCTCGTGTTGCTGTTCGGCGAGAGCGCGCCCAAATCCTACGCCGTCGAGAACACCGAATCGTGGGCGCTCCGCATCGCGCGCCCCCTGAAGTACTCCGAGTACGTCCTCCTTCCGCTCGTCGTCTTCTTCGACTACCTCACCCGCGCGATAAACAAGGTGACGGGCGGTCGGTCGGCCATCGAAACCTCCTACATCACCCGCGACGAGATTCAGGGTCTCATCGAGACAGGCGAACGCGAGGGCGTCATAGAGGAGGAGGAACGCGAGATGCTCGACCGCATCTTCCGCTTTAACTCGACTATCGCAAAGGAGGTGATGACGCCGCGTCTCGACATGAACGCCGTCTCGAAAGACGCGACAATCGACGAGGCAATCGAGACGTGTGTGCAGGCCGACCACGAACGAGTCCCCGTCTACGACGGCAACCTCGACAACATCATCGGCATCGTCAACATCCGAGACATGGTCCGCGAGCAGTTCTACGGCGAGGGCGACGGCGAACTCGTGGACATCGTCCAACCGACGCTTCACGTCCCCGAGTCGAAGAACGTCGACGAGCTGCTGACGGAGATTCAGGACAACCGGCTGCAGATGGTCATCGTCATCGACGAGTTCGGGACCACGGAGGGGCTCATCACCCTCGAAGACATGGTCGAAGAGATCGTCGGCGACATCCTCGAAGGCGACGAGGAGGAGCCGTTCGAGTTCCTCGACGACCAGACGACGTTCGTCCGCGGCGAGGTCAACATCGACGAGGTGAACGAAGTGCTCGAACTCGACTTACCGGAGGGCGAGGAGTTCGAGACGCTCGCGGGGTTCATCTTCAACCGGGCGGGTCGCCTGGTCGAGGAGGGCGAGGAGATAACGTACGACAACATCACCATCCGCATAGAGCAGGTGGACAACACCCGCATCATGAAGGCCCGAATCACCAAAGAGGAGGTTTCGGAGCCAGAAGAAGAACAGGAGCTAGAGAGCGAACCGTAG
- a CDS encoding glutathione S-transferase N-terminal domain-containing protein: MTGDDPEITLYRLQACPYCERVVRVLQELDLPYESRFVEPMHSDRNAVKRISGKRTVPAIIDEDTGVTMSESANIVEYLEKTYGDGGAA; encoded by the coding sequence ATGACCGGCGACGACCCGGAGATTACGCTGTATCGCCTGCAGGCGTGTCCCTACTGCGAGCGGGTAGTCCGCGTCCTGCAGGAACTCGACCTTCCGTACGAGTCGCGGTTCGTCGAACCGATGCACTCCGACCGAAACGCCGTAAAGCGCATCTCGGGAAAGCGGACCGTCCCCGCGATAATCGACGAGGACACCGGCGTGACGATGTCCGAGTCGGCGAACATCGTCGAGTACCTCGAAAAGACCTACGGCGACGGAGGGGCGGCCTGA
- a CDS encoding redoxin domain-containing protein — translation MPDFEVVELPDSDAPAVGDDAPDFTRPLVNDEYWQDASLSELTEEGPVLLVFHPADGAFPSTYVWNELRDRGVPERLTTVGVSISSPYEHKTFLERRDVDARLFSDPGAGVAERWGIENELDGMAGVTEHRPSVFLVDEDRTVRYSWVAAEWPDFPDYDDIEDAVAEHA, via the coding sequence ATGCCGGACTTCGAAGTCGTCGAACTCCCCGACTCGGACGCGCCCGCCGTCGGCGACGACGCCCCGGATTTCACGCGCCCGTTGGTGAACGACGAGTACTGGCAGGACGCGTCGCTCTCGGAACTCACGGAGGAGGGGCCCGTCCTTCTCGTGTTCCACCCCGCGGACGGCGCGTTCCCCTCGACGTACGTCTGGAACGAACTCCGCGACAGGGGAGTGCCCGAACGCCTGACCACCGTCGGCGTCTCCATCTCGTCGCCGTACGAGCACAAGACGTTCTTGGAGCGACGCGACGTGGACGCGCGTCTCTTTTCGGACCCCGGCGCCGGCGTCGCCGAACGGTGGGGCATCGAAAACGAGTTAGACGGCATGGCCGGCGTCACCGAACACCGTCCCTCCGTGTTCCTCGTCGACGAGGACCGAACCGTGCGGTACTCGTGGGTGGCCGCGGAGTGGCCGGACTTCCCCGACTACGACGACATCGAAGACGCCGTGGCGGAACACGCCTGA